A genome region from Dysgonomonadaceae bacterium PH5-43 includes the following:
- a CDS encoding long-chain fatty acid transport protein (product_source=KO:K06076; cleavage_site_network=SignalP-noTM; cog=COG2067; ko=KO:K06076; superfamily=56935): MKKLLFATVMAVSCSLNLLAGGLLTNTNQSIHFLRNPARGASTEIDAVYTNPAGLSLLPRDGFHFAINNQSAFQTRTINSTYAPFEGFGGSQTKKFKGEASAPIIPSVQAAYKTGDWVLSGSFAVTGGGGKATFNKGLASFESTVAIVPAVLNSFVPTIGGYSVNSYMEGASFIYGAQLGGTYAINEMFSAFGGFRLNIVNNSYEGYLRNIKYGIGGQMVPATDVIAMNPAFGDFLPLATDKELKCEQSGWGITPILGVNFNWQKLNVGVKYEFNTHLNVENKTSINTTGMAAFDEGVNTPHDIPSLLTIGASYDIIEPVTVSVGYHHFFDANASMGGKEKYINGGVNEFLAGVEYRINKMFLVSCGGQITRTGVEDAYQSDLSFSLNSYSLGFGGAVNVTENVRINVAYFFTNYSDWTKESADYGGINALTNGAIPAMAGKDVFSRTNKVFGIGVDFSF, from the coding sequence ATGAAGAAATTATTATTTGCTACAGTGATGGCTGTAAGCTGTTCATTAAATCTTTTGGCAGGTGGATTATTAACAAACACGAATCAAAGTATTCACTTTTTGCGCAATCCAGCACGTGGTGCTTCTACTGAAATAGATGCGGTATATACTAATCCTGCTGGTTTATCATTGCTTCCAAGAGATGGATTTCATTTTGCGATAAACAATCAAAGTGCTTTCCAAACAAGAACTATAAACTCTACTTATGCTCCTTTCGAGGGTTTTGGTGGTAGTCAAACTAAAAAATTTAAGGGAGAAGCTTCAGCTCCTATAATCCCAAGTGTGCAGGCTGCTTATAAAACAGGCGACTGGGTGTTGTCTGGTTCTTTTGCTGTTACTGGTGGTGGAGGTAAAGCTACGTTTAATAAAGGCTTAGCTTCTTTCGAATCTACGGTTGCAATAGTGCCTGCGGTGCTTAACTCTTTTGTTCCTACTATTGGAGGATATTCGGTTAATAGCTATATGGAAGGAGCTTCTTTTATATATGGTGCTCAACTTGGAGGAACTTACGCTATTAATGAAATGTTTTCTGCATTCGGTGGATTTCGTTTGAATATAGTAAATAACTCTTACGAGGGCTATTTGAGAAATATTAAATATGGTATTGGCGGACAAATGGTTCCTGCTACAGATGTTATTGCAATGAATCCTGCTTTTGGGGATTTTCTACCTTTGGCTACAGATAAAGAACTTAAATGCGAACAATCGGGGTGGGGTATTACTCCTATTTTAGGGGTGAACTTTAATTGGCAAAAACTTAATGTTGGTGTTAAGTACGAATTTAATACTCACCTTAATGTGGAAAATAAAACAAGTATAAACACCACAGGTATGGCGGCTTTTGATGAAGGAGTAAATACACCTCATGATATACCTTCTTTATTAACTATAGGTGCAAGTTACGATATTATAGAACCAGTAACTGTTTCTGTTGGTTACCATCACTTCTTTGATGCTAATGCAAGTATGGGAGGAAAAGAAAAATACATCAATGGAGGAGTTAATGAATTTCTTGCAGGTGTAGAATATCGTATCAATAAAATGTTTTTAGTTAGTTGTGGGGGACAAATAACTCGCACAGGGGTTGAAGATGCTTACCAATCAGATTTAAGTTTTTCTCTAAACTCTTATTCTTTAGGTTTTGGAGGTGCAGTTAATGTTACTGAAAATGTGAGAATTAATGTTGCGTATTTCTTTACAAACTATAGCGATTGGACTAAAGAGTCTGCCGATTACGGAGGTATAAATGCTTTAACAAACGGTGCGATACCAGCAATGGCAGGTAAAGATGTTTTTAGCAGAACAAACAAAGTATTTGGTATAGGAGTCGATTTTAGTTTCTAA
- a CDS encoding putative AAA+ superfamily ATPase (product_source=COG1373; cog=COG1373; ko=KO:K07133; pfam=PF13173; smart=SM00382; superfamily=46785,52540): protein MESLYKTHQYLVEHINLSLKRKLVDEINWNDRLIGIKGSRGVGKTSTLIQYAKDNFSLHDKRCLYVNLNNFYFTVKTIKDFANEFQMKGGEVLLIDQVFKYDNWAEELAYCYDNFPNLRIIFTGSSVLRLKDDHSPLANKVVSYNLIGFSFREFLELQTGYKFDYYSLEDILKHHEEITKEITTKVKPLAFLNDYYHHGFYPFHLEKRNFSENLLKTMNMMLEVDVLSINQIEQSYLSKLRKLLYILSSSAPCPTNISQLSSDIMTSRATVMNYIKYLKDARLVNLLYKEGDNYPKKPALVYMQNPNLLYATRMINVNEQSLRETFFYNQLDKDYKINIGSKNCQFLIDGKYHFNVGNKIRGKFNPDVYYAIDGIENGEGKVIPLWLFGFMY, encoded by the coding sequence ATGGAATCTTTATATAAGACTCATCAATATTTAGTTGAGCATATTAATCTTTCCTTAAAGAGAAAGTTAGTAGATGAAATCAACTGGAATGATAGATTAATTGGCATAAAAGGCTCTCGAGGTGTAGGTAAAACCAGCACTCTTATCCAATATGCTAAAGACAATTTTTCATTACACGACAAACGTTGCTTATATGTTAATCTAAATAATTTTTACTTCACCGTTAAAACCATCAAAGACTTTGCCAATGAGTTTCAGATGAAGGGAGGAGAAGTTCTTTTAATTGATCAAGTTTTCAAATACGATAATTGGGCCGAAGAATTAGCTTATTGTTACGACAATTTCCCTAATCTCAGGATTATATTTACGGGGTCGTCTGTTCTTCGTTTAAAAGATGATCATTCACCTTTAGCTAATAAAGTTGTATCGTACAATCTTATAGGATTTTCGTTTCGCGAATTTTTAGAATTACAAACAGGCTACAAGTTCGATTATTATTCTTTAGAAGACATTCTTAAACATCACGAAGAGATAACAAAAGAGATAACAACAAAAGTTAAACCTTTAGCTTTCCTCAACGATTATTATCATCATGGTTTTTATCCTTTTCATTTAGAGAAACGCAACTTCTCTGAAAATCTACTTAAAACTATGAATATGATGCTGGAAGTTGATGTTTTATCTATAAACCAGATAGAACAGAGCTACTTGTCGAAACTAAGAAAGTTATTATATATATTGTCTTCATCAGCTCCATGCCCCACTAACATAAGTCAGCTAAGTTCTGATATTATGACATCACGAGCTACTGTTATGAATTATATCAAATATCTAAAAGATGCTCGTTTGGTTAATCTGTTATATAAAGAAGGAGATAATTATCCTAAAAAACCAGCTTTGGTATATATGCAAAACCCAAACCTGCTATATGCCACTCGTATGATTAATGTAAACGAACAATCGTTGAGAGAAACATTCTTTTACAATCAATTAGATAAGGATTATAAAATAAATATAGGGAGCAAGAATTGTCAGTTTTTAATAGATGGTAAATATCATTTTAATGTAGGTAATAAAATTAGGGGCAAGTTTAATCCCGATGTTTATTATGCTATTGATGGCATTGAAAACGGCGAAGGCAAAGTTATACCACTTTGGTTGTTCGGCTTTATGTATTAA
- a CDS encoding pyruvate-ferredoxin/flavodoxin oxidoreductase (product_source=KO:K03737; cath_funfam=3.30.70.20,3.40.50.920,3.40.50.970,3.40.920.10,4.10.780.10; cog=COG0674,COG1013,COG1014,COG1144; ko=KO:K03737; pfam=PF01558,PF01855,PF02775,PF10371,PF13484,PF17147; smart=SM00890; superfamily=52518,52922,53323,54862; tigrfam=TIGR02176): MAKEKKFLTCDGNQAAAHIAYMFSETASIYPITPSSTMAEYVDEWAAAGRKNIFGEKVRVDEMQSEAGAAGAMHGALQAGTLSTTFTASQGLLLMIPNMYKVAGELLPGVYHVSARALASHALSIFGDHQDVMAVRQTGCALFATGSVQEVMDLAAVAHLSAIKSRVPFVHFFDGFRTSHEIQKIEALDNNDLAPLIDQEALSAFRKRALSPENPVARGTAQNPDIYFQAREASNVYYNKVVDIVEEYVNELSALVGRKYGLFDYYGAQDADRVIIAMGSVTEAIKETIDYLNAKGEKVGLVCVHLYRPFSAKHFLAAMPKTAKRIAVLDRTKEPGSVGEPLYLDVKDCFYGSDNAPIIVGGRYGLSSKDTTPAQILAVYENLSMPEPKNGFTIGIVDDVTFTSLPKKEELELANGPFEAKFYGLGADGTVGANKNSIKIIGDNTDKYSQAYFEYDSKKSGGFTCSHLRFGDNPIRSTYYVNTPDFVACHVQAYLRLYDVTKGLKKNGTFLLNTIWNEEQVKENLPDNVKQYLAKNNISLYIINATNIAAEIGLGNRTNTILQSAFFKITGVIPYDLAVEQMKKAIVKSYGKKGEDIVNMNYAAVDRGGDIVKIEVPAEWANIELTEDKATDNVPEFISKVVRPINAQKGDRLPVSSFTGREDGTWDQGTAAYEKRGVASHVPVWIPENCIQCNQCAYVCPHAAIRPFVLDEEEQAKAPGMEMLKATGKQFAGMTFRMQVDVLDCLGCGNCPDICPGNKNGKALKMVPINTQYEEQKNWDFCVSEVKSKQDLVDIKQNVKNSQFATPLFEFSGACSGCGETPYVKLISQLFGDHQMIANATGCTSIYSGSAPSTPYTKNEKGHGPAWANSLFEDNAEYGLGMRVGTEVMRDRVERLMKEGLTCTCCSDEMKILFQEWIDNRADAAKTREVADKLIPMVNACTCDICKKLSELTQFFVARSQWIIGGDGWAYDIGFGGLDHVIASGQNVNILVVDTEVYSNTGGQSSKSTPVGAVAKFAAAGKRIRKKDLGMIATTYGYVYVAQVAMGANQAQTLKAIREAESYNGPSIVIAYSPCINHGLRSGMGKAQAEQKAAVECGYWHLWRFDPRLETEGQNPFQLDSKEPDWSKFQDFLKNEVRFSSLMKQYPEEAKELFQTTEENAKWRLAGYKRMAAQNFSQED, translated from the coding sequence ATGGCAAAAGAAAAGAAATTTTTAACATGTGATGGAAATCAAGCTGCCGCTCATATAGCTTATATGTTCAGCGAAACAGCTTCCATCTACCCAATCACACCTTCGTCTACTATGGCGGAGTATGTAGATGAATGGGCTGCCGCAGGAAGAAAAAACATTTTCGGCGAAAAAGTAAGAGTAGATGAAATGCAATCGGAAGCTGGAGCTGCAGGTGCTATGCACGGAGCTTTACAAGCAGGAACGCTTTCTACTACATTCACTGCTTCTCAAGGATTATTGTTGATGATTCCGAATATGTATAAGGTTGCAGGAGAATTACTTCCTGGTGTTTATCACGTATCAGCAAGAGCATTAGCCTCTCACGCTTTATCAATCTTTGGAGACCATCAAGATGTTATGGCTGTTCGCCAGACTGGTTGCGCCCTATTCGCAACAGGTTCGGTACAAGAAGTTATGGACTTAGCCGCCGTAGCTCACCTTTCAGCTATTAAATCTCGAGTTCCTTTCGTTCATTTCTTTGATGGATTCCGCACCTCTCACGAAATACAAAAAATAGAAGCTTTAGATAATAACGATTTAGCACCACTTATCGACCAAGAAGCTTTATCTGCTTTCCGTAAACGTGCTTTAAGTCCTGAAAACCCTGTAGCAAGAGGAACTGCTCAGAACCCCGACATATACTTCCAAGCTCGTGAAGCTTCTAATGTTTATTACAATAAAGTAGTAGATATTGTTGAAGAATATGTAAACGAACTTTCGGCTTTAGTTGGTCGTAAATATGGCTTGTTTGATTACTATGGCGCACAAGATGCCGACAGAGTAATTATAGCTATGGGATCTGTAACTGAAGCAATCAAAGAAACTATTGATTACCTTAATGCTAAAGGTGAGAAAGTAGGTCTTGTTTGCGTTCACTTATATCGTCCATTCTCTGCTAAACATTTCTTGGCTGCTATGCCTAAAACTGCTAAACGTATTGCAGTGTTAGACCGCACTAAAGAACCTGGTTCGGTAGGCGAACCTCTTTATCTTGACGTTAAAGATTGTTTCTATGGTTCAGACAATGCTCCTATAATTGTAGGTGGTCGTTACGGACTTTCGTCTAAAGATACAACTCCAGCTCAAATACTTGCTGTTTATGAAAACTTATCTATGCCAGAACCAAAAAATGGGTTTACTATAGGTATAGTTGATGACGTTACGTTTACTTCTCTTCCTAAAAAAGAAGAGTTAGAATTAGCTAACGGTCCGTTCGAGGCTAAGTTTTATGGTTTAGGAGCTGATGGAACTGTTGGTGCTAACAAAAACTCAATCAAAATTATTGGAGACAATACAGACAAATACAGTCAGGCTTACTTCGAATACGACTCTAAGAAATCTGGAGGATTTACTTGTTCTCACCTTCGTTTCGGAGACAATCCTATTCGTTCTACTTATTACGTAAACACTCCCGACTTTGTAGCTTGCCACGTACAAGCATATCTTCGTCTTTATGATGTAACCAAAGGTTTGAAAAAGAATGGAACTTTCCTTCTTAACACTATTTGGAACGAAGAACAAGTTAAAGAAAATCTTCCTGATAACGTAAAGCAATATTTAGCTAAAAACAATATCTCTCTTTACATTATAAACGCAACTAACATTGCGGCTGAAATAGGTTTAGGAAATCGCACCAACACAATTCTTCAATCTGCATTCTTTAAGATTACAGGTGTTATTCCTTACGACTTAGCGGTAGAGCAAATGAAGAAAGCAATTGTTAAATCGTACGGCAAAAAAGGAGAAGACATAGTTAATATGAACTATGCAGCAGTAGATAGAGGTGGCGATATTGTTAAGATTGAAGTTCCTGCTGAATGGGCAAACATAGAATTAACAGAAGATAAAGCGACAGACAATGTGCCTGAATTTATATCTAAAGTTGTTCGTCCTATTAATGCTCAGAAAGGCGACCGTCTACCTGTTTCTTCTTTTACTGGAAGAGAAGACGGAACTTGGGATCAAGGCACTGCCGCTTACGAAAAGAGAGGTGTTGCTTCTCACGTTCCTGTTTGGATTCCTGAAAACTGTATTCAGTGTAACCAATGTGCTTATGTTTGTCCTCACGCTGCTATACGTCCATTCGTATTAGATGAAGAAGAGCAAGCTAAAGCTCCCGGAATGGAAATGCTTAAAGCGACAGGAAAACAATTTGCAGGAATGACATTCCGTATGCAAGTTGACGTATTAGACTGTCTTGGCTGTGGCAACTGTCCCGACATTTGTCCTGGAAACAAGAACGGCAAGGCTCTTAAAATGGTTCCTATCAACACTCAATATGAAGAACAAAAGAATTGGGACTTCTGTGTAAGCGAAGTTAAGTCGAAACAAGACCTTGTAGATATTAAACAAAACGTTAAAAACTCTCAGTTTGCGACTCCATTGTTTGAGTTCTCCGGAGCTTGTTCTGGTTGTGGAGAAACTCCTTACGTTAAGTTAATCTCTCAACTGTTCGGCGACCATCAAATGATAGCTAATGCAACAGGCTGTACTTCTATATATTCAGGTTCTGCTCCTTCTACTCCTTACACTAAAAACGAAAAAGGACACGGACCAGCTTGGGCTAACTCTTTGTTTGAAGACAATGCCGAATATGGTTTAGGAATGAGAGTAGGAACAGAAGTTATGCGAGACAGAGTTGAGCGTTTAATGAAAGAAGGTTTAACTTGCACTTGTTGTTCTGACGAAATGAAAATTTTATTCCAAGAATGGATAGACAATAGAGCTGATGCTGCTAAAACAAGAGAAGTAGCCGATAAGCTTATTCCTATGGTTAACGCTTGCACTTGCGATATTTGCAAAAAGCTATCAGAACTTACTCAATTCTTTGTAGCTCGTTCACAATGGATTATTGGTGGCGACGGCTGGGCTTACGATATAGGTTTCGGAGGTTTAGACCACGTTATAGCTTCAGGACAAAACGTCAATATCTTAGTTGTAGATACTGAGGTTTATTCAAACACTGGAGGTCAGTCTTCAAAATCTACTCCTGTAGGTGCTGTTGCTAAATTTGCTGCCGCAGGAAAAAGAATCCGCAAGAAAGATTTAGGTATGATTGCTACAACTTATGGTTACGTTTATGTAGCTCAAGTTGCTATGGGAGCAAATCAAGCTCAAACATTAAAAGCAATTCGCGAGGCCGAATCTTACAACGGACCATCTATAGTTATTGCTTACTCTCCTTGTATTAATCACGGATTAAGAAGCGGTATGGGCAAAGCTCAAGCAGAACAAAAAGCTGCCGTTGAATGTGGTTACTGGCACTTATGGAGATTCGACCCTCGTTTGGAAACAGAAGGGCAAAATCCTTTCCAATTAGATTCAAAAGAACCTGACTGGAGTAAGTTCCAAGATTTCTTAAAGAATGAAGTTCGCTTCTCTTCTCTAATGAAACAATATCCTGAAGAAGCTAAAGAGTTGTTCCAAACAACAGAAGAAAATGCTAAATGGCGTTTAGCTGGATATAAGAGAATGGCTGCACAAAACTTCTCGCAAGAGGATTAA
- a CDS encoding hypothetical protein (product_source=Hypo-rule applied; cleavage_site_network=SignalP-noTM; transmembrane_helix_parts=Inside_1_6,TMhelix_7_25,Outside_26_68,TMhelix_69_91,Inside_92_101) — MKNKTRHIKSVILIVLLTMIVNPSINAADKGNLFVAPSQQNTGYPLIGTDARALTYDSDRPQVTDQVGIIPVGDLEYWSLGFLLLGYALLIKKTKIVAPQQ; from the coding sequence ATGAAGAATAAAACAAGACATATAAAGTCCGTAATTCTAATAGTTTTACTGACAATGATAGTAAATCCATCTATTAATGCAGCCGACAAAGGTAATTTGTTTGTTGCTCCGTCTCAACAAAACACAGGTTACCCTCTCATAGGTACTGATGCGAGGGCTTTGACTTACGATTCAGATAGACCTCAAGTAACTGATCAAGTCGGCATTATCCCTGTTGGAGATTTGGAATATTGGAGTTTGGGTTTCTTATTGTTGGGCTATGCGCTTTTGATAAAAAAGACAAAGATTGTTGCACCGCAACAATAG